Proteins encoded within one genomic window of Amorphoplanes friuliensis DSM 7358:
- a CDS encoding RNA polymerase sigma factor: MSDVLDQVWRSDAAGMLGVLARRLGDLDRAEEALQDAVAEALLRWDAEGVPENPSGWLVTTAWRKAVDRLRREANGREKLAVLARTPPPEPSGDDRLALIFACCHPALAEPAQMALTLNAVAGLPAETVAAAFLLPQATMAQRLVRAKRLLRDRGVRVEVPQPEEYAARLPAVLTVLYLIYNEGYLATSRDAPQRRDLAREALDLARQLTGLMPAEPEVAGLAALLELHEARAATRFDAEERLVLLEDQDRSAWDHSLIHAAVRRLARAAAYDRPGPYQLEAAIAAQHALAPSYEKTNWGVLRTLYDSLRMLRPSPVVLLSRAVALGFVDGPAVALAEVDALAERLEGYRLWHATRADLLLRLGRKEEAVEATRRALALATNPAERDLLARRLDNLGA, from the coding sequence GTGAGTGACGTACTCGATCAGGTCTGGCGCTCCGACGCCGCCGGGATGCTCGGTGTGCTCGCGCGCCGCCTCGGGGATCTGGACCGGGCCGAGGAGGCGCTGCAGGACGCCGTCGCGGAGGCGTTGCTGCGGTGGGATGCTGAGGGCGTACCGGAAAATCCGTCCGGGTGGCTGGTGACGACCGCCTGGCGCAAGGCCGTCGACCGGCTGCGTCGTGAGGCCAACGGCCGGGAGAAACTGGCGGTGCTGGCGCGGACGCCGCCGCCGGAGCCGTCCGGCGACGACCGGCTGGCGCTGATCTTCGCGTGCTGTCATCCGGCGCTGGCCGAGCCGGCGCAGATGGCCCTCACCCTGAACGCCGTCGCCGGGCTGCCCGCGGAGACCGTCGCCGCCGCCTTCCTGCTGCCGCAGGCGACGATGGCGCAGCGGCTCGTCCGGGCCAAACGGCTGCTCCGCGACCGGGGAGTCCGCGTCGAGGTGCCACAGCCGGAGGAGTACGCCGCCCGGCTGCCGGCGGTGCTCACCGTCCTTTACCTGATCTACAACGAGGGGTACCTGGCCACGTCCCGTGACGCGCCCCAGCGCCGTGACCTGGCCCGCGAGGCGCTCGACCTGGCCCGGCAGCTCACCGGTCTGATGCCCGCCGAACCCGAGGTGGCGGGGCTCGCCGCGCTCCTGGAACTGCACGAGGCGCGGGCGGCCACCCGTTTTGACGCCGAGGAGCGCCTGGTGCTGCTCGAGGACCAGGACCGTTCCGCCTGGGACCACAGCCTGATCCACGCGGCGGTGCGGCGGCTCGCGCGTGCTGCCGCGTACGACCGGCCGGGCCCGTACCAGCTGGAGGCGGCGATCGCAGCCCAGCACGCGCTCGCGCCGTCGTACGAGAAGACGAACTGGGGTGTGCTCCGGACGCTCTACGACAGTCTGCGGATGCTGCGCCCGTCGCCGGTGGTACTGCTCAGCCGGGCCGTGGCGCTGGGTTTTGTGGACGGCCCGGCGGTCGCGCTGGCGGAGGTGGACGCGCTGGCCGAGCGGCTCGAGGGCTACCGGCTGTGGCACGCGACCCGTGCCGACCTGTTGCTCCGCCTCGGACGCAAGGAGGAAGCCGTCGAGGCGACGCGGCGGGCGCTGGCCCTGGCCACCAATCCGGCCGAGCGTGACCTGCTCGCCCGCCGCCTCGACAACCTCGGCGCCTAA
- a CDS encoding YciI family protein, producing the protein MRYVMILTGDESNWFDPEQAESLMDEVGTWWEKWHQEGKIVKGGAELQPSSTAKTVGPGADGKPTVTDGPYLEIKEVVGGFIHVVADNIDEAVAVASGWPGIRLGDRVEVRPIMER; encoded by the coding sequence ATGCGGTACGTCATGATTCTGACCGGGGACGAGTCGAACTGGTTCGACCCCGAGCAGGCCGAGAGCCTGATGGACGAGGTCGGCACCTGGTGGGAGAAGTGGCACCAGGAGGGCAAGATCGTCAAGGGTGGCGCCGAGCTGCAGCCGTCGAGCACCGCCAAGACCGTCGGCCCGGGCGCGGACGGCAAGCCCACCGTCACCGACGGGCCGTACCTGGAGATCAAGGAAGTTGTCGGCGGTTTCATCCACGTCGTCGCCGACAACATCGACGAGGCGGTGGCTGTGGCCTCGGGCTGGCCGGGCATCCGCCTCGGTGACCGGGTCGAGGTCCGACCGATCATGGAGCGTTAG
- a CDS encoding winged helix DNA-binding domain-containing protein yields the protein MNVLTTRALNRATLARQLLLDRSDLPVLDAVAHLGGLQAQEPQEPFTGLWSRLRAFDPASLSELLTGRRVVRTHLMRRTVHLLTADDVLAWRARHDPMLRQRVLGVYRQELAGVDLAELEAAGRALLADGEPRTMSELARAMAERWPEPGPRALGEMLIAGLIPMVQMPPRGLWRTKGGVRNVPLEAWLGREIDPPDPDSTDPVGQALVKRYLAAFGPAATADVRAWSGLAGLPAAVSAVRKELITFRDERGRELLDLPDAPRPDADIPAPVRFLPAFDNAVLGYHDRNRIIDEGHRGLSVQGHRLVLVDGRVAATWTVEADTVQVAPLGSLSRADRTAVTEEGQRLASFLSEGTGSVIVQ from the coding sequence GTGAACGTCCTGACCACCCGAGCGCTCAACCGCGCGACACTGGCCCGGCAGCTGCTCCTCGACCGCAGCGACCTGCCCGTCCTCGATGCGGTCGCGCACCTCGGCGGCCTGCAGGCGCAGGAGCCTCAGGAACCGTTCACCGGGCTATGGTCCCGCCTGCGCGCGTTCGACCCGGCTTCACTGTCCGAGCTGCTGACCGGCCGGCGTGTGGTCCGCACCCACCTCATGCGGCGTACGGTCCACCTGCTCACCGCCGACGACGTGCTGGCCTGGCGGGCGCGCCACGACCCGATGCTGCGCCAGCGGGTGCTCGGGGTCTACCGCCAGGAACTCGCCGGCGTGGACCTCGCCGAGCTCGAGGCGGCGGGCCGCGCGCTGCTGGCCGACGGTGAACCGCGCACGATGTCCGAGCTCGCCCGCGCGATGGCCGAGCGCTGGCCTGAGCCGGGGCCGCGAGCCCTCGGAGAGATGTTGATCGCCGGGCTCATCCCGATGGTGCAGATGCCGCCGCGGGGCTTGTGGCGTACCAAAGGGGGAGTGCGCAACGTCCCGCTCGAGGCCTGGCTGGGCCGGGAGATCGACCCGCCGGACCCGGACAGCACCGACCCGGTGGGTCAGGCGCTGGTGAAGCGCTACCTGGCCGCCTTCGGTCCCGCGGCCACGGCCGACGTCCGCGCCTGGTCCGGTCTCGCGGGGCTGCCCGCCGCTGTTTCGGCCGTCCGCAAGGAACTGATCACCTTTCGCGACGAACGCGGCCGCGAGTTGCTGGACCTGCCCGACGCACCGCGCCCGGACGCTGACATCCCGGCCCCGGTGCGGTTCCTGCCGGCCTTCGACAACGCCGTCCTCGGCTATCACGACCGCAACCGGATCATCGACGAAGGCCACCGCGGCCTGTCGGTGCAGGGCCACCGGCTGGTTCTGGTCGACGGCCGCGTGGCCGCGACCTGGACTGTCGAAGCCGACACCGTCCAGGTCGCGCCACTGGGAAGCCTGTCCCGGGCCGATCGCACCGCCGTCACCGAGGAGGGGCAGCGCCTCGCCTCGTTCCTGTCGGAGGGCACGGGCTCCGTCATTGTTCAGTAG
- a CDS encoding dihydrofolate reductase family protein produces the protein MRNLVYTGFMSLDGIVDSPGGGPGEEHRSAGWVFKDLEFVPEAWTLKGDELADTTALMFGRQSYQAFSSTWPGSEDHADYKDLPKYVVSSTLPEEALVDGWGPTTILRSTEDVAALKKSEGGGIFIHGSAELTRRLADAGLIDQYNLLVFPVLLGAGKSLFDRADRDKHMLTLRESETYKNGILKLIYDVKH, from the coding sequence ATGCGTAACCTGGTCTACACCGGTTTCATGTCGCTGGACGGCATCGTGGACTCGCCCGGCGGCGGCCCGGGCGAGGAGCACCGCAGCGCCGGCTGGGTGTTCAAGGACCTCGAATTCGTCCCGGAAGCCTGGACCCTCAAGGGCGACGAACTCGCCGACACCACCGCCCTGATGTTCGGCCGCCAGAGCTACCAGGCCTTCTCCTCGACCTGGCCCGGCTCGGAGGACCACGCCGACTACAAGGACCTCCCCAAGTACGTCGTGTCGAGCACCCTGCCCGAAGAAGCCCTGGTCGACGGCTGGGGCCCGACGACGATCCTGCGCTCGACCGAGGACGTCGCCGCGCTCAAGAAAAGTGAAGGCGGCGGCATCTTCATCCACGGGAGCGCGGAGCTGACCCGGCGGCTGGCGGACGCGGGCCTGATCGACCAGTACAACCTGCTCGTCTTCCCGGTCCTGCTCGGCGCCGGCAAGAGCCTGTTCGACCGCGCCGACCGCGACAAGCACATGCTCACCCTGCGCGAGTCCGAGACCTACAAGAACGGCATCCTCAAACTCATCTACGACGTCAAACACTGA
- a CDS encoding helix-turn-helix domain-containing protein, producing the protein MGLRFETRGSDSVWVDTVWTCASERVTAMTSVAGVRWGLVFWEQGGRQYAGVTGPETRTATAPVPEGATFMGIDFALGTSLRAVPTPALVDGGIGLPDTTRRTFRLDGGRWETPGPDDAEALVEALVRAGIVVRDPLVADVLRGHCPDLSARTVERRFRAATGLTRGAVRQIERARTAAELLAARHPAADVVSKLDYFDEPHLARALRAYVGRTAGQLREGAGGVIALSV; encoded by the coding sequence GTGGGACTGCGGTTCGAGACGCGTGGGTCCGACTCGGTGTGGGTCGACACTGTGTGGACGTGTGCCAGTGAGCGGGTCACGGCGATGACGTCCGTTGCGGGCGTGCGGTGGGGGCTCGTGTTCTGGGAGCAGGGCGGCCGGCAGTACGCAGGCGTCACCGGTCCCGAGACGCGGACCGCCACGGCGCCGGTGCCCGAGGGTGCGACCTTCATGGGCATCGACTTCGCCCTCGGCACCTCGTTGCGGGCCGTGCCCACGCCGGCGCTGGTCGATGGTGGGATCGGGCTTCCCGACACCACGCGTCGGACCTTTCGGCTGGACGGCGGGCGGTGGGAGACGCCCGGACCTGATGATGCCGAGGCCCTGGTCGAAGCGCTCGTCCGGGCCGGGATCGTGGTTCGTGATCCGCTCGTCGCCGACGTGTTGCGGGGGCACTGCCCGGACCTGTCGGCGCGTACGGTCGAGCGGCGGTTTCGGGCTGCGACCGGGTTGACGCGGGGTGCGGTCCGGCAGATCGAGCGGGCGCGTACGGCCGCCGAGTTGCTGGCCGCCCGGCACCCGGCCGCAGACGTTGTCAGCAAGCTGGACTACTTCGACGAGCCGCACCTCGCACGGGCACTTCGCGCCTATGTCGGGCGTACAGCGGGGCAGTTGCGGGAAGGTGCGGGCGGAGTGATCGCGCTCAGTGTTTGA
- a CDS encoding alpha/beta hydrolase: MNLEPGKSVPVPLDAELQVGYDAFLVEEPELAQMSLEMLAGIRAQVDAEVAALGDLSRGGRFTVSQPSAPGLAGAPEVPLLVCTPAGAPASRAVLYFMHGGGFFCNDHRIGLGQQLETAERFGATLISVGYRLAPEHPYPAQIDDAYAGLLWVADHGDELGIDPERIVVTGYSAGGGLGAALALTVRDKGGPRLLGQLLMAPMLDDRNDSASALQMDGIEFWNRSYSGFGWSSLLREVRGTADVPQYAAPARATDLTGLPPAFLDVGSAECLRDEIVDYASRIWQAGGKAELHVWPGGFHAFDREVPEARISNAAVAARRNWLERLLTTAH; this comes from the coding sequence GTGAACCTTGAACCGGGGAAGAGCGTGCCCGTTCCGCTCGATGCGGAACTTCAGGTCGGGTATGACGCCTTCCTGGTCGAGGAGCCGGAGCTGGCGCAGATGAGCCTCGAGATGCTGGCCGGGATCCGCGCCCAGGTCGACGCAGAGGTGGCGGCGCTCGGGGACCTCAGCCGTGGCGGGCGTTTCACCGTCTCTCAGCCTTCGGCGCCCGGCCTGGCCGGCGCCCCTGAGGTCCCGCTGCTGGTCTGTACCCCGGCCGGCGCGCCCGCATCGCGGGCGGTGCTCTACTTCATGCACGGTGGTGGTTTCTTCTGCAACGATCATCGCATCGGGCTCGGCCAGCAGCTCGAGACGGCCGAGCGGTTCGGGGCCACGCTGATCTCGGTCGGTTACCGGCTTGCGCCCGAGCATCCTTACCCCGCCCAGATCGACGACGCCTACGCCGGTCTGCTGTGGGTCGCCGACCACGGGGACGAGCTGGGCATCGACCCGGAGCGCATCGTTGTCACGGGTTACAGCGCCGGCGGCGGGCTGGGCGCCGCGCTTGCCCTGACCGTGCGCGACAAGGGCGGTCCCCGCCTCCTCGGGCAGCTGCTGATGGCTCCCATGCTCGACGACCGCAACGACAGCGCCTCCGCCTTGCAGATGGATGGAATCGAGTTCTGGAATCGCAGTTACAGCGGGTTCGGCTGGAGCTCGCTGCTCCGCGAAGTCCGAGGCACGGCGGACGTGCCGCAGTACGCGGCGCCCGCCCGAGCAACCGACCTGACCGGCCTGCCGCCCGCGTTCCTCGACGTCGGTTCCGCCGAGTGCCTGCGCGACGAGATCGTCGACTACGCCAGCCGGATCTGGCAGGCCGGTGGTAAGGCCGAGCTGCACGTGTGGCCCGGCGGATTCCACGCCTTCGACCGAGAAGTTCCCGAGGCTCGGATCAGCAACGCCGCCGTCGCGGCGCGCCGCAACTGGTTGGAGCGTCTCCTCACCACCGCCCACTGA
- a CDS encoding YajQ family cyclic di-GMP-binding protein, with the protein MAASPSFDIVSKVDGQEVDNAFHQAEKELGTRFDFRGTGTIIAKSGENGVTITSETEERVVAALDVYKEKLVKRNISLKSLEAGEPRQSGKTYKIDCKVLEGIDTDKAKAISKKIRDDGPKGVQAQIQGDQLRVTGKKRDDLQAVQALLKAEDFGVALQFTNYR; encoded by the coding sequence ATGGCAGCCAGCCCGTCGTTCGACATCGTCAGCAAGGTCGACGGCCAGGAGGTGGACAACGCGTTTCACCAGGCGGAGAAGGAGCTCGGGACGCGGTTCGACTTCCGGGGGACCGGGACGATCATCGCCAAGTCGGGGGAGAACGGCGTCACCATCACCTCGGAGACCGAGGAGCGGGTCGTCGCCGCGCTCGACGTCTACAAGGAGAAGCTGGTCAAGCGGAACATCTCGTTGAAGTCGCTCGAGGCGGGCGAGCCGCGGCAGTCGGGGAAGACCTACAAGATCGACTGCAAGGTGCTCGAGGGGATCGACACCGACAAGGCCAAGGCGATCAGCAAGAAGATCCGGGACGACGGCCCCAAGGGTGTGCAGGCGCAGATCCAGGGGGACCAGCTGCGGGTCACGGGGAAGAAGCGTGACGACCTGCAGGCCGTTCAGGCTCTGCTCAAGGCCGAGGACTTCGGTGTCGCGCTGCAGTTCACGAATTACCGGTAA
- a CDS encoding sulfurtransferase — MIQPVVDLSWVREHSDRVVLADVRWYLDGRSGRAAYEEGHLPGAVFVDLDRWLARHGSPVDGRHPLPDPGVFAQGMAAAGIGDTTTVIGYDDAGGVMAARLVWMLRATGHEAALLDGGLTAYEGELVCEVPDRPAQVFTARPWPADRLAGIDDAAGGGSVVLDARDRARFRGDTEPIDPRPGHIPGARSLPCRDNLAADGTFLPVAELRERFVSVGVTDGADVISYCGSGVTACHNLLALEHAGLGAGRLYPGSWSQYSSTDRPAATGD; from the coding sequence GTGATCCAGCCCGTCGTCGACCTGTCCTGGGTACGCGAGCACAGCGACCGGGTCGTCCTCGCCGACGTCCGCTGGTATCTCGACGGGCGGTCGGGGCGTGCCGCGTACGAGGAGGGGCATCTCCCGGGTGCCGTCTTCGTCGATCTGGACCGTTGGCTGGCGCGGCACGGCTCGCCGGTCGACGGCCGGCATCCGCTGCCGGATCCCGGGGTTTTTGCGCAGGGCATGGCCGCGGCGGGCATCGGTGACACCACGACCGTGATCGGGTACGACGACGCCGGCGGTGTCATGGCCGCCCGTCTCGTCTGGATGCTCCGCGCGACGGGCCACGAGGCGGCACTTCTCGACGGTGGGCTCACCGCGTACGAGGGGGAACTGGTCTGTGAGGTGCCGGACCGGCCCGCTCAGGTCTTCACCGCACGGCCCTGGCCGGCTGATCGGCTGGCGGGGATCGATGACGCTGCCGGTGGTGGGTCGGTGGTGCTCGACGCGCGCGACCGTGCGCGGTTCCGGGGTGACACGGAGCCGATCGATCCGCGGCCGGGGCACATTCCGGGGGCGCGGAGCTTGCCCTGCCGCGACAATCTGGCTGCTGACGGGACGTTTCTGCCGGTGGCCGAGCTGCGGGAGCGTTTTGTGTCCGTCGGCGTGACCGACGGCGCGGATGTCATCTCTTACTGCGGTTCGGGTGTCACGGCCTGCCACAACCTGCTCGCGCTCGAGCATGCGGGTCTCGGTGCGGGCCGTCTCTATCCCGGTTCGTGGTCGCAGTACAGCTCGACGGACCGTCCCGCGGCAACCGGCGACTAG
- a CDS encoding putative bifunctional diguanylate cyclase/phosphodiesterase: MAGRQSPPRRSPEYVWLITGTLTVVAVVFSVVLALRHDGWTDRWPAALLALPFFVLLGMSSRHILIGRHNISLSVIEIALVLGFYFAPAVLVVFVSTVAMLIKELRRKAAPDKLAFNVTRAAAATATGGIVLELFPPIDGTGPVTWGILGVAVTVNTVVTLLAVASVIMTVQGLHAGLEMIRVTWPGLLAAQVCIVIGLVFTIALDTTWWSAFLLLVLASVLTLAYRSYSDFLRQHHTLAELYELANAVVESGQDVTLIDSVLVRARALMQAEYATVRLPASGRYPEVLLTSKIEAQGLLDFSRTPAAVTERATAERRSVSVGSQISTDKDLMPSLREAKVKDCIVVPLRSGQAVIGTLEMVNRLGDLKHFTAGDVQVVETIAAHAAAAVENSRLVERLRYDAYHDRLTSLPNRRRITDALTASVKIRTPGEVVAVILFDVDGLRDVNESMGHDAGDKLLAEVAGRLLKIAGPGALVGRIGGDEFVVTLRAESTEETVRLATEMREQLRGPMAVGTLTLDVDTAAGVAVQPDHGDDPDALLRRAELAANAAKALPYGVQLFHPALESRAVRRLGLAADLRRALDSGELEVHFQPKVTIQDRHLIGVECLARWQHPAHGEVSPEDFIAVAEHTGQLHRLTEVVLTAGLRHCREWADAGRPLSIAVNLSARTLLDPRFPDQVHELLKQYRVPAGQVTFEISEPSMLGEIERALPTLYRLRDLGVRLSVDDFGTGASSLSYLRQLPVHEVKIDDSFVQGMATDSGDLAIVRAVIGLSREFGLTVVAEGVESELTFDLLDELGCEIGQGYFFSRPLPVERLNTWLSAQTEPEETPTGEVRRLRAVG; encoded by the coding sequence ATGGCAGGGCGTCAGTCCCCACCGCGACGATCTCCTGAGTACGTCTGGCTGATCACCGGGACGCTGACGGTCGTGGCCGTCGTGTTCAGTGTGGTCCTCGCGCTCAGGCACGACGGCTGGACCGATCGCTGGCCCGCCGCCCTTCTTGCACTGCCTTTCTTCGTGCTGCTCGGAATGAGCTCGCGCCACATCCTGATCGGCCGGCACAACATCTCGCTGAGTGTCATCGAGATCGCGCTTGTGCTCGGCTTCTACTTCGCACCGGCCGTGCTGGTCGTGTTCGTCAGCACCGTCGCGATGCTTATCAAGGAATTACGCCGGAAAGCCGCGCCGGACAAGCTCGCCTTCAACGTGACCCGTGCGGCGGCCGCCACGGCCACCGGCGGGATCGTGCTCGAGCTGTTCCCGCCGATCGACGGCACCGGACCGGTCACCTGGGGCATCCTCGGCGTCGCGGTCACCGTCAACACCGTGGTGACACTGCTCGCGGTGGCCTCGGTGATCATGACGGTCCAGGGTCTGCACGCCGGTCTCGAGATGATCCGGGTCACCTGGCCCGGTCTGCTCGCGGCGCAGGTCTGCATCGTCATCGGGCTGGTCTTCACCATCGCCCTGGACACCACCTGGTGGTCGGCCTTCCTGCTCCTGGTGCTGGCCAGTGTGCTCACCCTGGCCTACCGGTCCTACTCGGACTTCCTGCGCCAGCACCACACGCTGGCCGAGCTCTACGAGCTGGCCAACGCCGTGGTCGAGTCCGGACAGGACGTCACCCTGATCGACTCGGTCCTGGTCCGTGCCCGGGCACTGATGCAGGCCGAGTACGCGACAGTGCGCCTCCCGGCCTCCGGCCGTTATCCCGAGGTGCTGCTGACGTCCAAGATCGAGGCTCAGGGCCTGCTCGACTTCAGCCGCACGCCCGCGGCGGTCACCGAACGAGCAACCGCCGAACGCCGCAGCGTGTCCGTCGGGTCCCAGATCAGCACCGACAAGGACCTGATGCCGTCGTTGCGGGAGGCCAAGGTCAAGGACTGCATCGTCGTGCCGCTGCGCTCCGGGCAGGCGGTCATCGGCACCTTGGAGATGGTCAACCGGCTGGGTGACCTCAAGCACTTCACGGCGGGTGACGTGCAGGTCGTGGAGACGATCGCCGCGCACGCCGCCGCTGCCGTCGAAAATTCGCGGCTGGTCGAGCGTCTGCGGTACGACGCGTACCACGACCGGCTCACCTCGCTGCCCAACCGGCGCCGCATCACGGATGCGCTGACCGCGTCCGTGAAGATCCGTACGCCCGGTGAGGTCGTCGCGGTGATCCTCTTCGACGTCGACGGGTTGCGCGACGTCAACGAGTCCATGGGCCACGACGCGGGTGACAAGCTGCTCGCCGAGGTCGCCGGCCGGCTTCTCAAGATCGCCGGCCCGGGTGCGCTCGTGGGCCGGATCGGCGGTGACGAGTTCGTCGTGACGCTGCGGGCCGAGAGCACCGAGGAGACCGTCCGGCTGGCCACCGAGATGCGCGAGCAGCTGCGCGGCCCGATGGCGGTCGGCACGCTGACCCTCGACGTGGACACCGCCGCCGGTGTGGCCGTTCAGCCCGACCACGGCGACGACCCGGACGCCCTGCTGCGCCGCGCCGAGCTGGCTGCCAACGCCGCCAAGGCCCTCCCGTACGGCGTGCAGCTCTTCCACCCCGCCCTGGAGTCCCGTGCCGTCCGGCGTCTCGGCCTGGCCGCTGATCTGCGCCGTGCTCTGGACTCCGGTGAGCTGGAGGTGCACTTCCAGCCGAAGGTGACGATCCAGGACCGGCACCTGATCGGCGTCGAGTGTCTCGCCCGCTGGCAGCACCCGGCGCACGGTGAGGTCTCGCCGGAGGACTTCATCGCGGTCGCCGAGCACACCGGACAGCTGCACCGTCTCACCGAGGTCGTGCTGACCGCGGGCCTGCGGCACTGCCGGGAGTGGGCGGACGCCGGACGGCCGCTCTCCATCGCCGTGAACCTGTCCGCGCGGACGCTGCTGGACCCGCGCTTCCCCGACCAGGTGCACGAGCTCCTCAAGCAATACAGAGTGCCGGCCGGTCAGGTGACCTTCGAGATCTCGGAGCCGAGCATGCTCGGCGAGATCGAGCGGGCCCTGCCGACCCTCTACCGGCTGCGCGACCTCGGCGTCCGGCTGTCGGTCGACGACTTCGGCACCGGCGCCTCCTCTTTGTCCTACCTGCGTCAGCTGCCGGTGCACGAGGTGAAGATCGACGACAGCTTCGTGCAGGGGATGGCGACCGACTCGGGTGATCTCGCCATCGTGCGCGCGGTGATCGGCCTGTCGCGTGAGTTCGGCCTCACCGTGGTGGCCGAGGGGGTCGAGAGTGAGCTCACCTTCGACCTGCTGGACGAGCTCGGCTGCGAGATCGGCCAGGGCTACTTCTTCAGCCGGCCGCTGCCGGTGGAGCGCCTGAACACCTGGCTCAGCGCCCAGACGGAGCCCGAGGAGACACCGACCGGAGAGGTCCGCCGGCTGCGTGCGGTCGGCTGA
- the rpmG gene encoding 50S ribosomal protein L33 codes for MAKATDVRPKITLACTECKERNYITRKNRRNDPDRIELKKFCPRDGRHTLHRETR; via the coding sequence GTGGCCAAGGCGACCGACGTCCGTCCCAAGATCACCTTGGCGTGTACGGAGTGCAAGGAGCGGAACTACATCACCCGCAAGAACCGCCGTAACGACCCGGACCGCATCGAGCTGAAGAAGTTCTGCCCCCGGGACGGCCGGCACACCCTGCACCGCGAGACTCGCTGA
- a CDS encoding MaoC family dehydratase N-terminal domain-containing protein, protein MPLDPSFAGRSWPPTEPYAVGREKIREFATAIGATDAEYHDPEAARAAGYTDVVAPPTFPVVVTMAANRQIITDPELGMDYSRVVHGDQKFAYKRPVVAGDSLVCVNYVDEITSRGGHDFLTTRTEVTTEAGEPVVTVWSKLVQRGEE, encoded by the coding sequence ATGCCTCTGGACCCGTCCTTCGCCGGCCGTAGCTGGCCCCCCACCGAGCCCTACGCCGTGGGCCGCGAGAAGATCCGCGAGTTCGCCACCGCGATCGGCGCCACCGACGCCGAATATCACGACCCGGAAGCGGCCCGTGCCGCCGGTTACACCGACGTGGTCGCGCCGCCGACGTTCCCGGTCGTGGTCACCATGGCGGCCAACCGTCAGATCATCACGGACCCCGAGCTCGGCATGGACTACAGCCGGGTGGTGCACGGCGACCAGAAGTTCGCCTACAAGCGCCCGGTGGTCGCCGGTGACTCGCTGGTCTGTGTGAACTACGTGGACGAGATCACCTCGCGGGGCGGGCACGACTTCCTGACCACGCGCACCGAGGTCACCACCGAGGCCGGCGAGCCCGTCGTCACGGTCTGGTCCAAGCTCGTCCAGCGCGGGGAGGAATGA
- a CDS encoding MaoC/PaaZ C-terminal domain-containing protein, whose product MTDTLPTQTFTVTRADLIRYCGASGDFNTIHWSERIARDVGLPGVIAHGMYTMALAGRAVAVWAGAPDAVVEFGVRFTRPVPVPDTDEGTQVVISGVVKEVTDDGLTKLELTATCNGEKVLSLARATIRKR is encoded by the coding sequence ATGACTGACACGCTGCCGACCCAGACGTTCACCGTCACCCGGGCCGACCTGATCCGCTACTGCGGTGCCTCCGGCGACTTCAACACGATCCACTGGAGCGAGCGGATCGCCCGCGACGTCGGCCTGCCCGGCGTGATCGCCCACGGGATGTACACGATGGCCCTCGCGGGTCGCGCGGTCGCCGTGTGGGCCGGTGCGCCCGACGCGGTGGTCGAGTTCGGCGTGCGGTTCACCCGTCCGGTGCCGGTGCCCGACACCGACGAGGGCACCCAGGTGGTGATCTCCGGTGTGGTCAAGGAGGTCACCGACGACGGCCTCACCAAGCTCGAACTGACCGCGACCTGCAACGGCGAGAAGGTGTTGTCGCTGGCGAGGGCCACCATCCGCAAGAGGTAG
- the secE gene encoding preprotein translocase subunit SecE, producing MAERKRPGDDDAAGDRPEDEAYADGDVQDDVVEVGDEPVSRGGDKADREADSGSTKTTKEPRRGGNRIGGFFREVVSELRKVIWPTRKELLTYTAVVIVFVTVMTTIVALLDFGFGKAILATFGN from the coding sequence GTGGCCGAGAGGAAGCGACCCGGTGACGACGACGCTGCAGGCGACCGCCCCGAGGACGAGGCTTACGCCGACGGCGACGTCCAGGACGACGTCGTCGAGGTAGGCGACGAGCCGGTGAGCCGCGGCGGCGACAAGGCCGACCGCGAGGCCGACTCCGGCAGCACGAAGACGACGAAGGAGCCCCGCCGCGGTGGCAACCGCATCGGTGGTTTCTTCCGCGAGGTCGTCAGCGAGCTGCGTAAGGTCATCTGGCCGACCCGCAAGGAGCTGCTGACCTACACAGCGGTCGTGATCGTGTTCGTCACCGTGATGACGACGATCGTGGCGCTGCTCGACTTCGGGTTCGGCAAGGCCATCCTGGCCACGTTCGGCAACTGA